DNA sequence from the Nicotiana tomentosiformis chromosome 3, ASM39032v3, whole genome shotgun sequence genome:
TATGATGAAGTtgcaaaactaaaaggtaaacaacctaaaataattattttagctAATTTTTTCCAATCTCTCACTATATTGTATTTACTCATTAAACCGCCAGTACTCGAATTAAGTTTTTGTTGGCCAGATTCTTCATTAGCACCCCATGCAATAGGGTGGTTATCTACCATGAGCCTACGAAGTTGACTCGTTCCCCCTGCTTACCTccggtctcatgtttataaatTTCCTTACAAATAGTAACCACCCtacttacttcttaatcttcgattctcttaatagggaggggaggCCTACCTGTATTACCATGACATTCACCCCTAGTATTTTGACTAGCAGTGCCAGGTGTAGGtggtggtgtttcaagattatcaggtgattgaatatcatctaaattatcatctataccataatcttcttgaagttgctcataatctatatttaaattttcaggagaactttcagaaatatgtgtaaaaCTACTAGAAGAACCAGTACCACATCTTTGATCTTTTAAGATTTTTACTCTTACTAGTACCACCCTACTAGTACACAtttttttggctgctctaaatatactcaatttaattaaaaatctaaattaataaaataaaataaaaataaacaccaaagaagagaaagagatagAACTAGTGTACCGGGAGtccggatgccgcactaaatttgatatcacacttcaattgatatttgatgatattgataccacacttcacttgataattataattttgtagtgGCTACCGTAAATATTTGATAAAACctaaaataataagtaattgagaacTTGAGAACAATAAGCAATTCAATAatcaagagagaattagagtagtaaaaGAGCAAATTTGTGAGAAAAAATGAATAAGATGGTGggttatttatagtttttaaaaggttaaaaatataatttattaattattagagGCGGGGGAGGGctattttcttaatgtgataggccgaaatggccaaaaatacaaaacaaatgaCCGTTGCCCAACgatcatttttaaatttgactGTTGGCAACggtaaaaaaaaatacataacgGTAACCGGGATGGACCGGGTTGTAACTCAGTAAAAACCCGTTAGTGGATTACCGGGCTTGCCGGGTTCCGGGGCACCGGTTAACAAAAATGGCCCGCCTCCGTCCGGCTAAACCCCCAACCCTAACCAACCAGTCCCACGTGGCAACGGTAGAAAAAAATGCATACTGGTAATCGGGATGGACCGGGTTGTATCTCGGTAAAAACCCGTTAGTGAATTACCGGGCTTGTCGGGTTCCGGGGCACCGGTTAGCAAAAATGACCCGCCTCCGTCCGGCTAAACCCCCAACCCTAACCAACATGTCCCACCCCCTTAGCGGACCGGACTGAACCGGGTTGTCAGTGGGCTAGCCCGGCCCGACCCATTTAACAGGTTACTTATAACTATGGGTATAGTTATATGTGCTAATGTGAAGGTAAGTCTTTTTTTTAAAACCATAAATAAGCTACCTCTTTTTGCGACGTATattttgatcttcttctttcaagtATGGGACGTATATTTTTTTAAGTATGGGACGTAAGTTGAAACATGGTACAGTGACAATTTCCTTATCGAATAATACGTCcagttttatattatttttggttgtaaATTTTCATACAATTTTTTAGTGGTGGGAAATTCTTTTAATAAAGTAAATAATATTATTAATGTTACAAACTAAATTCTTGCATACAAACGGTATACCAAAAAAAATAAAGACAACCTGCATATGATTAAATATTTCAATACTAAATACAGTCAATTTTCTATACAATTCAAAACCTCATAATGCACCAAAGAATAGAAATAAGCAGCTATTCTTCACATGAACAAAGTCACTCTATCCTATACAAAGGATCTCTTGTTTCTCTACTTTCATAAATCACACTTAGTGCTGATGGAAAAATATTTTACGTACACCACTAGTACCTAACTAGCCGGCAATGCAGAAGGATCCATGTATCCACGTACTCGCTCGAGTTCTTAAACATAACACCAAGTAACGTAGGTGATTTTTCCCTTTTCCTCAAAACACATTTCTTGTCCTAGGTATCCATGTTGAGGTTTCACGTTGTGTTTTACATGTATGCATTTGAGTGGTTGCCAAACGAACTGACCAATAGAAGGATCAATAATCAATCCACGAACTCATACTCTTCGCTGGAGAACTAAGGAAACATATAAATGCTATCAGTTGTGCCACTTTTGTTTTATGCCAAATAACTGAAAGTTTCTGGCACGAGTACGAAAGCATATAATTACAATCAATTCAAATCATGTCTTCAAGACATTGCAGAACATCGATTCATTGAACTGCAATGCCAATTTGTCCAATGAAACCCAAACATTTACAAGTAAATCCTTTACTTGTAAATGAATACACAAATTAACACAAACAACAGAAGTTCTCGGGGAGAAGGATTGCAAGATAATGAGCTATGACTACATTAATGCTCACACTTTTCACGGCGTATAAACATACAAAATTTTGCTGTTAAACTAGAGAGATGGGTCTTGACATAAGGGCTATGATGCCACCTCCGAAAGGTAAGATGTAAAAAGAGACACAGCATCCTGCAAATGGTATGCACGGGTAACTTCAGGTATGGGTGCCTTGAATATGGTATCATAGCAGCTTAGCTGGACCTCATTTTCTGAACTTCCACCGCTATCAGAAAGCAGCAAATTGCATATCTCCTCAGCCATCTTCGAATAAACCACCCTAGAGACAATATACATTCATTAGTTCAATCTTGTTACTATAGGAGCTCTCGCCTACACCAAATGGACTTAAAGCATTCGAGGATCATGCCAAGTTTCCATGCTTTATGGGATACTTTACTTCAACATAAACCAGCTGACATAAAGCTCTACTGATTTAATCATACATGAGAATTCAAACTTAGAAATGAGAAACGAAGGGTTATGGGTTCAATGAGATGGTGGAAAGAGGGGGGGAGTTGTTCttttttatttggggggggggggggggagcgtTGCCTCTAGCAAGAAGCAGTCAACTTGCCAGCCTCatgtttcagtttttttttttaatgacgATGGTACCCCGGCCAGCTTGCTCGCACCTTAACTATTCCATCGGGTACCTTCTACCTCATATCAACTCAGGTACCAGATAACTCTACCTACTAAGGCTTATGCAGATGGAAAGAAATCATCTCGTGTTTTTGCCTCCACTGGAATTTGAACGTAAGACTATTAATAATTCAATGTTAAGTACCTTGCTTCGACAGGCAATCTGCTAGTCCAAACAGCCAAAGAGTTGTTTAAGCGACTGATGAAGTCTGTACAATCACTGTTTTTGTTTTCTAGAGAGCCCTGTCAATAAAAATGTGTTTTGTCAAATCTCCTATAAAGCTTTAGAATAACTAGGAGATATGTCGATAAGCTTCAAGCAATAATCGTAAACAGATATTCTCTCTACTTCCTATTACTATGCAGAAATCTCGTGACAGTGACCTCTATCATTCAATTCCTACATGAACTGTGCATTTACAAGTTGATCACTGACCAAGCTGCACAGCTAAGATCTCATTTCCAGTCCAGTTTTCCTGTCAGTAAGTACATAGGCTTCCCACATCCACCTGAAAAGAGCATTTTGTTCCAAAATGCATGTGACCTCCCAATTGTAATAGTACCAGGGGGGAGGTCAAAACTTTCAGCGCAACTATGGACGCAAAAATGTCATTCACCGGCATTTATATATGCAACCATCAAATAAAGCAAATTTTGATCTAACAAGGTTAACAGCTCCAGGATATTTGAGAAAAGGATTCAAACACATGTAACTAGATAACAGAGAAATTTCATACCTCTTGGTTCATAGCGTCATGGTCCTCCTGAAAAGAACTTCTCAACAAATAAAAAGTTACATATATTCCAGCTCCCAGATCCCAATCTTCAATTTCTGACTTGTGGTCCTCCATGGAAGCTGCTAGCCTCCATATTTCAGAGTGTTCTTCTGTGAATAAACAATATTCGAGTAATTTAGCACCAGAACAAATTTTGAGTAAAAAGATAAAGCTGTAAAACAAGCCCCCAAATCAAATAGGTGACGCATATCAGAGTATATGAGCACATAACAAATTATATGATGAGACATTTAGACTCGATGACGACTCAGATGGCCATAAGAAGACAAGTCTTACGGCATTTACAGCGTTTCATTAATTCTGTTCTAAATTATTAAACAAGGTTCACGTAGAAAAAGATTGAAGCTGGAAGAAGAAAAGGGAAGAGCAAACAACGGTAAAATAGCATCCTTCTGGAACTGAACATACCGTATTGCAAGTGGTAAAGCTATATAACTTTTGGGAGTAAAAGAACAGAGATATTAAACACAGATGTCTCTAGGTACATATTCTGGATAACGAATAGTAAGATATAAAGATGAATCTAAATGATCAAAAAAGATATAAAGATAAATCTAGAGATAAGCAATCTTGTACCTGATAGGAAAAGAGAATGAGCAACTGAAGTTATAAAAATGGTGTGCGCTTTCTGCCACTTTCCGCATTCCAAAAAGTGTTCTAGGGCTTTGGGGAATTCAGAGTAGTAATTAAAATATGTTGCCTGCAATAGAGTAAGCCAAGGGTGAAAAATAAGATGCAAGCAGAAGAGTGATTCCACACTAGTAGCAATCAACTGCAGGCAAAGCACTAACTCGACAAAAAAGTACTAGCATCTTCAAAGAAATTTCAAAGTACACGCTGGAAATTGCTCTCTTTTCAGCATAATGTTAAGCCATCTTGTCCAGAAACAGCAAGCAATAATATCTCGGTGACATAGATTAGCTTTGATTTGCCATAAAGTGGAAAGCAAGAAGCGTGGATCAACATAAAACTGAAATCAAAGTAAGACCACTGACTCACCAAAGCTTCGTTCAACCATGCTGATGGAATACCTAGATCCTCAATAAACTGTCGCTGTAAGTCCTGAGAACTCCAAGTTTCACAATACTGAAAGAGTATTTCCCTTATAAGAGCAGCTTGCAAATAAGGACAATCTTCACGGTGAGGCATGTGAAGCGCCACATAGACAGCCCAATGACATTGACCAAGACACAGCAGCTGAGAAATGAAACTAATGTCTAGGAGATGAAGATCATTAGAACTGAAAGCACCAATGGCTTCTAAAACAGCTCGTTGATGCCAGATCATGTGGTAGTCAAGGGGATCATTTGTTGAAGCAAAGGCACTGAACATCGTCTTTAGAGCACTGAAATCAATTTCTTGATTGGCATGAAGAAGCATAAGATAATAGCCAAGGTCAAAATGTTTCACTGCATGCCAATTCATAGACACTTCTACAGGTCCTTCATCAATATAAACTGGAACAGGAGATGGAGCTTTTCCTTCATTGAGAAGCCGCTGATATGCGCGGAATAAAACAGGCAATTCAGTTTCTGGTGGAAGCTGATACCACATCAACAACCCCAGAAACCTTTTCCAGTCAATGTCTACATCATGCAGAGCTCTATGAATGTTGCCAGCAACCAACTCAAGAACCCTAATCCTCTCTGTCTCAACAAAATTGAAATCCAATCCATTTACTCTCCAAAGATCAAGCTGCCTAACAACATCAGAACGATTAACCATCGAACCACCAGCTTGGCTAAGAAGACATGCAAGTCGCACATCTCCTCTAGAGGCAGCCAGTTCCACAGCAGCATCCAGCTGCCGACCAGTTAGAAGTAAGAACATATGTTGTAGATCGCTTGAATCGTTCAAAGAGCTTACTTCCTCCTGCACCCTATGACAAACACTCTCTTGCAACCAATAGCTGAATTCTGCTCTCCTTATCAATGGAAGTGCTTCTGGATCAACATCTGAAACAGTTTCTCTCATATCAGGTATCATGTCTTCCTCATCCTCATCTTTTAGAGACTTTGATTTCCCACTCAATTGTCTGGATGAAAAAAGCACTTTTATTAATTCCCAAATCATTGCTTGGTGCATCAGAAGAACACGGGATGCTGAAGATAATCCAGGAACCTCCAACTGcctctcaacaataccaatatAACTCCGACATACATCTGAAAGCATTACACGATCACACACAACTCTTTGTAGCTTTAACGTGAAGGGTCCCTCCCCAAACTCTTTGGTTTCATGACTAATTTCCTTGTGAAGAAGGAGAGGTGAATCAAAACACAAATCAACAAGTTCCtccttaaactttttattttcatCTCTAGCTACTTGGTCAAATGCAACCTTCTCCAAATTGATTATGGAGGACAAACTTTGATTGTCTTTACTACCAACTGGCGCGCCAGAATGGATAAGAACACCATTAGGCCCCCAGCCAACTCCAAATGATCTACGCATGAACAATCCTGCATCAACAACATTATGAGAGTGGCTTCCACTTATAGGTGTTTGCTGCCTGAGATCCAGCTTCAAACCTTCAGCCTTTGTTGTCTTTAGAAGCACACCCTTATTTTGTTGGGTCAGCAAAATGGACCCTGGTGAGTCCGAGCCAAAACTACCATGTTTGTATTCGGTCAAAGCCAATGGAGTCTTGCGAGTCAAAGGTGGACTAATTCTCGGGTATTTATGCTGGAAAGGGGATTTTGAAGATTCTTTGCTGAATTGTGGTTTTCTATCAGAAGGCACGCAATGATAATCATCTACATCCTCCTCTTCTGCCGGAAACATCAGCATTCTCATTTCTTTCATCTTCATAGGATCTAACCCAAGATGAGCAGGAAGAGAATGTGAAAGATCAGTTGTATTGACTAAGGTGGTTTCTTCATCAATGTAGGAAACGTCTCCTCCATTCATATCCACCGGGTCTAGAACTTCTGGAGACACATCATCCATTATCatatcttcttcatcatcatccatCAAACCAAATCTGCTGAAATGCCGAACGGAGAATTTCCATTCTCCATTTGATGGATTAAACGAGATAAAACGTGCTCCTTGCCTCTCAGTTCTACATCTCAACTTCTCCACCATTTCTCTAGAAGAATCCACATCACAATTTTTGGAGGATCGTATTTTCAGTAGCAAAGTTACTTCAGCAGGCTTGTTAAGTCCCTCGCCAACTGGGGGCTTGTCATTTTCATCTTCATATACAACCACCTCGTGCCTGCTAAACGTCACAATTCGATCCAAATCCAACCCTCTAACATCTGTTTCCCCAAAAAACTTGACAAACCCATATCCAAACCTCCCAACAGTAAAATCTTGAACACTGCTGCAATACCCTGGGCTCATAAGCTCCCTAATAGCCAATTCACTCAAGCAAGGCTCAGTAAAATAATCAGTAGATCGCAAGGTAGGTAAAGCAGCTTCATTCTCGCCGAAAATCTGATCTAAAGCTACGCCGTCAAGGGATACTTTTCTTCTTTTACATTGAGATTGAGAAACAATAAGTTGGTCATGAGTCCCTAAATCAACTTCCATTACTATGTTACTTCTTTCACTCCTTTTAAAGTTTCGCTGCAAGTGCCtgataatcaaatccaaatgtacatagtattatattagtatatATTTAAATTTACATGGGTAACGCAAAAGTAACAAATAAAAACCTGAGAATTCACGTGTTATAGCATTAGCATAGCTCAAACTCAAGCGTATAGGGCATCGAATGTACAAAGACTGAATCAAAGATTAAAAAGCAGAGCAGCTCCCAAAACCCTAACGAGTCCGAACTGAAATCTACCTTAGAAAACGAAGAAACAGTAAATAAAAATGGAATACACTTACC
Encoded proteins:
- the LOC104107725 gene encoding nuclear pore complex protein NUP96, coding for MEVDLGTHDQLIVSQSQCKRRKVSLDGVALDQIFGENEAALPTLRSTDYFTEPCLSELAIRELMSPGYCSSVQDFTVGRFGYGFVKFFGETDVRGLDLDRIVTFSRHEVVVYEDENDKPPVGEGLNKPAEVTLLLKIRSSKNCDVDSSREMVEKLRCRTERQGARFISFNPSNGEWKFSVRHFSRFGLMDDDEEDMIMDDVSPEVLDPVDMNGGDVSYIDEETTLVNTTDLSHSLPAHLGLDPMKMKEMRMLMFPAEEEDVDDYHCVPSDRKPQFSKESSKSPFQHKYPRISPPLTRKTPLALTEYKHGSFGSDSPGSILLTQQNKGVLLKTTKAEGLKLDLRQQTPISGSHSHNVVDAGLFMRRSFGVGWGPNGVLIHSGAPVGSKDNQSLSSIINLEKVAFDQVARDENKKFKEELVDLCFDSPLLLHKEISHETKEFGEGPFTLKLQRVVCDRVMLSDVCRSYIGIVERQLEVPGLSSASRVLLMHQAMIWELIKVLFSSRQLSGKSKSLKDEDEEDMIPDMRETVSDVDPEALPLIRRAEFSYWLQESVCHRVQEEVSSLNDSSDLQHMFLLLTGRQLDAAVELAASRGDVRLACLLSQAGGSMVNRSDVVRQLDLWRVNGLDFNFVETERIRVLELVAGNIHRALHDVDIDWKRFLGLLMWYQLPPETELPVLFRAYQRLLNEGKAPSPVPVYIDEGPVEVSMNWHAVKHFDLGYYLMLLHANQEIDFSALKTMFSAFASTNDPLDYHMIWHQRAVLEAIGAFSSNDLHLLDISFISQLLCLGQCHWAVYVALHMPHREDCPYLQAALIREILFQYCETWSSQDLQRQFIEDLGIPSAWLNEALATYFNYYSEFPKALEHFLECGKWQKAHTIFITSVAHSLFLSEEHSEIWRLAASMEDHKSEIEDWDLGAGIYVTFYLLRSSFQEDHDAMNQEGSLENKNSDCTDFISRLNNSLAVWTSRLPVEARVVYSKMAEEICNLLLSDSGGSSENEVQLSCYDTIFKAPIPEVTRAYHLQDAVSLFTSYLSEVAS